The nucleotide sequence AAATACAACATGCGGTAATCCGCAACTTTATTCACAGTCCTTCCTTCTTCAGCAGGACGCAATTTGCCGCGGCGAGGATCACAAACATTAACAAAAGCACGAGCAGACTCGGCCAAAGGTGGGCGAAACCTAGGTTTTTCAGATAGATGCCGCTTAGAATCTTAATATAATAGGTGGCCGGGACGATGCTGGTAAATAGCTGCAGGACCTTCGGCATGTTGGCGACGGGAAAAACAAAGTTGGAAAGCAGCAGCGAGGGCAGGTATGTTACCAGTACGGCCGCCTGATTGGCCACTAATTGTGATTTGGTAACCACGGAGATCAGCAGGCCCAGGGTCAGGGCGACGGCGATATAGAGGGAAGAGGCCAGGATCATCAGCCAGAAGCTGGACTTCAAGATCACCCCGAACAGGATCTGTCCCATCAGCATGGCGATCAGGACATCCGTCAAGGCGATAAAAAAATAAGGGATGGCCTTGCCTAAAAGAAACTCTCCCGCCGTGATGGGGAGTGATTTGATGGTTTCCATCGTGCCGTTTTCATACTCCCGCGCGATGACCAGGGAAGTCAGCATCGCGCCGACGATCATGATAATAATGGCAATAATGCCCGGGACGATAAAATTGCGGCTTTCCAGGTCTTCATTGAACCAGACGCGAATGCGCGCCTCCACGGGCGGGCTGATAGCCGGCCGGCCCTGGCGATTGAGAAAGTCACGGAGCAGCCGCTGGTTGAATTGTTCGATGACGGCAATCACATAACTTCGCGCAATACTAGCAAAATTGGGGTCGCTGCCGTCCAGCAGCACCTGCAAGGGGGCCGGGCGGGCGGAGCGGATGTTTTGCGTCCAGCCGGGGGGGATGATCACGGCCAGGGTCGCCCGCCCGTCGTCCAGGTAAAGGTTGGCGGCAGCAGCGGATTGCAGATGCGCCTGGATGTTGAAGTAGGAAGACGCCTCCAGTTTGCGCAGAAAATCGCGGCTCAGATCAGT is from Deltaproteobacteria bacterium and encodes:
- a CDS encoding ABC transporter permease, whose translation is MTVKNILTIARKEFYHLLRDFRSLYLAFAIPLLLILLFGYALSLDVNHIRTVVADQDETDLSRDFLRKLEASSYFNIQAHLQSAAAANLYLDDGRATLAVIIPPGWTQNIRSARPAPLQVLLDGSDPNFASIARSYVIAVIEQFNQRLLRDFLNRQGRPAISPPVEARIRVWFNEDLESRNFIVPGIIAIIIMIVGAMLTSLVIAREYENGTMETIKSLPITAGEFLLGKAIPYFFIALTDVLIAMLMGQILFGVILKSSFWLMILASSLYIAVALTLGLLISVVTKSQLVANQAAVLVTYLPSLLLSNFVFPVANMPKVLQLFTSIVPATYYIKILSGIYLKNLGFAHLWPSLLVLLLMFVILAAANCVLLKKEGL